The genome window ATTCTTCACCTGGCTAAAGGAAGAcatgtcttttaaagtgaaatcaatCGTGTGTCTACACGAAAGAGTTGGAGTTCCCTTTaaaggcagatgtttggcagcagaggcatggctttctcatggaggccagctccatgtgagcgtgtgcacagagcgcaggagctgggaaaaggagaggaagctgagaaaggcagTGAGAAGACAGATGTATGCGCTGAGTATTTGATGAGCCATCCACAGGGCTCACAGTTAATCTAACGCGGTAAggtgaagcaaatgcaaacatttcctctgGATACGGTGGGCCACAGAGGTGCTCAcagcagacctggtgggtgttttCCCAAATTGGAGAGAAACCCCCTTAGGCTAGCCAGAGCAGATGCCCGAGGGCTGTACTGGGTTGCCCACTGATGGCACTGGGGGTTGTCCAGGGTGGGATCAAGTTGCCCAGGAAGGGcactaggttgcccagagtgtgCACTGAGTTGCACAGCGAGGGCCaataggttgtccagggcaggcagtAGGATGCGTGAGGTCACTGAGCACCCTGTGCCCctggcaacgctgccctggttctgtgtcACGgacggcactggggatgctgccgtgtctggcagtgctgccaccgaaCCCGAGAGCACCACAGTGAGTAGCAGCCCCCCTGGGCACCCGCAAGCCTCTGGAGGCTCAGGGTGAGTATGTactttggctgggaggggagggctgaaaaagcaagcatttctccTAATGCTCCCCAGTACCTCTTCTGTTGCCCAGACGTACCCAAAGTAGGTGGTCGGGGCTCCCATCGTGTGtctgtgttcaggggtggcagaaagtgtcaccctgggatggcttatccccagggggatgcaggggcttttacttcagctggaaatgcagggaaaggtgactgtggtccattcccaaggggttttcctctctttcctaaacaAAAGGGAACTGGCACTCACAGTGGTCTTTGTTGGGCCTGAGCACAGACCTTTCTCCCTCAGTTCTGCCAAACTGGCTCGCAGGGTCGTGATTGTGAaagctttttagctttctttGGAGGGTGAGAGTTtcctgctgcctgtcccacagcctcttCGGCCAGGCTGGATCCTGGGGCGAGACTCGGTGCccgcggctctgctgctgctctcaagtcaggccccggggcagcccatgccagcaTGGCCAAAACTGGGCAAGGCTTGTAACTGGAGTCCTCAAAGTTCCgtgatttcccagctgcaggctgtgcactTGTGCCCTCTGACTCATCCTGATTTTCCTGGGATTTGCCCTAATTAAAGGACCCGTTATTCTCCTGCATTCgctgttcatttatttagtaGCTGCATTTGGAGACAGTGTTCTTCTGAATGCATCAAACCGTTATGGGCAGGTTTATTCCCTGCAAACatgccatttttaaaggaatggagtGGCTTTCATGCTGTTACGAATAGGATTGAGCACAAGTTTTATGTCCTACCCCACTCCCATCCAGGGATCTTATGTCCTAATCTTTCACTGGggctctgagccaggctgggggcagtggggatgggatggtgttAGGAGAAGGGCACGTCCAGCTGGCTACGGCAGCcacagggacttattcctgcctGTGGGTGACACTTGCAACCTTACAAGAGCTTCCCACCGAGCATAACTTACCCTCCTGAGTGTTTGTCCTCACATTCGGTGTGTTAGGTGCAGTTGGTGGCCCTCTGCATCGTGTTTCTGATAACAACTGACTGATAACCTCAATCTGAAAAGAGCAATAGCACCCACAGTTCTTGGTATCAAAATCTTCacgtgtggccattcctcctagggctactgcaaggctggtgtttacaAAGCCCTCTGAAAGGACTTGGTGGGATATCTCCTTTCCAAGCGCAGTGATTTTACATCAGGTGAGccatggacatttttcttcttttgcaagacagagATGGCTGTTCTTTTGAGACTGAAATAGATTccgggggaggggacggggggtgtgtgtgtgtgtgtgtgtgtgtgtgtgttcaaatttggatatagtcctgcaaagccctgctcacctgcagactgctcacttgagcatttaatgcaagtgaatatggagggatgaggatggagtccctcacccacaaatcgcgctgggctggtagcagctgtgtgtccaaaggggcgcagctctcggggctggtaatggcactttgaaagagaaaatgacacgtGGAGTActagaagatcagcagataccaaacccagccaaaagaagcagatgaacagcagagaatcagcagctacagtttcatgggactgacagactgaaggaaaatgagggcacaATATCTGTCACTCTCTTGAGCAGCCatgatttggttttttccccatttcaagacCTGATGCTAGATATGAGCAACAAAGTCAGATCTTTCTCTAGATACAAATGCTTGGGAcgctgtcagaagggatttgcttACAAGAGTTTTAGGCCTGTGCAGGCAATGTGTAGGTGCTGTGTGCATCGCTGTTTGTGTTCCAAGTTGcacgtgttgctgtaagaaggaaggcaagtgcaggagcttACTGAGTGCAgttgtcttctctctgctcctctgtgcaggacacgtaCCTGAAGAGCAGTGTTCAAGAATGCAGCCTGTTCGATCTCCCTTAACGGCAACGTACGCCCATCCACGATCAACACCTAGCAAGTTTCTGCCTGCCATCAGTGCCATGGCTTCAAGCTATAAGGCCCGTTTTCCTTACTACCCGCTGCCTCAGAGCTCcggcctcccctggatgcccagcacctactacaaaccAGCTGCCATCAACCCAACTTTGGCTCCCTTTTCCAAAAGTTCCCAGGGGATGACCGCCAGCAAGAAGCTTCCTGTCATTGCCAACAGAACAACCTTCATCACCCGGTACACCCCTGAGGACTGGCACAGGTCCAACCTGACCAACTACACAGAGTCAGAAACTTGCCAGCACAACGCGGAGCGTCTGAGAGTTGATACCTCCCGCATGATTCAGGATAAATatcagcagacagagaaaacacaaggagaaagcacTAAAAACCTGGGAGTTCGTGCCAATGATATTGgattttggaaatcggagctctgccgtgagctgggtgagatgatcggggagaccaacgccCTCACGGACatgaagaaaaggctggagagagccttggccgagacggaggcccctctccaggtaagcaccctgtgcagtggcctgcaagctgtagcccactgctgaaacatctgcagccactcagacgtccagttaagtttcactgcagctccgtaacatctagaaagcttttaggaagagACCATTAGTTAGTGATCAACAaatcccttgccatctgctgcatCTCCTATCAGCACATTCTGAGCCCATcagaaccaaatatttttataagcagcACATCCAAAATCCTGGTTTGGGAGACACAAGCTCAGGTCTTGCTACAAGGCTCTGGCGAGGTCAGCATCAAGGCTGACACAGGGCCCTGCATTCAGCTGCGGTtgcaccagggacacgtgtgCTCCCTCACGTTGCTTTAacgctgatgttgcagctcggctgctcattgtcagctaaaccagctgcccggggcacttttttcttccattttcttcccatcttgAGATGGGGCCCGTCCCTCTAGAgaaccctgcccctgcagccaacagtcatggcatgtccccaacaggtcgctcaggagtgcttgcttcagcgggagaagaggatgggcatagACCTCGTCCATGATGACgtggagaaacagctcttcacAGTAAGCTTGGCAACTCACATCAtgtgtgaaagctatttttaccTAAACTGCCCCGAGGAGGCTTTGCAGCCTTGTTCCCTACCTGGCTCCTTACTGCTGGCGAGGTGCTCAAcccttccaacccccaaaacctgctgggcCAGGGGACGGTGTTCCCCCACGCAGCAGCTCTATtaattggtctaataaaagagatgacatcattacatgttttgcctttgcccaggaagtggatgtcatcaggtcgtgccagGAGAGGATGCAGCAGTACCTGgataaggcaaaagcccagctcgCGTAAGGAGAAGCTCCTTATCTCATGCCGTAGGGCCGATGGGCCTTTACAGTTGGGATGTGAACGCCCCGCAGACCCCGACCTCTACCCACACCCCGCAGCTGTAAAACCCACGCAGGCTCCATGGGAAGCGGGCGGTGATGCtcatgggaggacagagctgcctgGGCGGGAGCTGCGGGGAAGTGGAACGGGGAAGAAGCCGTTCCACCCGTACATCCCCACCAATGGctgttgtttgcatgttgaaggtccaacagGGTGGCCCAGCACaagctggagagagacctggccaacaagcaggcggCCCACCGCATCGATGACAAGTGCCACCACCTGAGGAACACCTCCCACGGCATCAgctactaccgaggggtggagcgggtcgatgccacgtgagtgcacaCTGGGTGGCACGCGAGCAGCAAGCTGTCCCGGGGATGTGCggtgcctttccctggcagggagctgctggtccccagcccacTGTAAAGGCAGGTCCGTCCTGCCTGGAGACACCGGCTTCAGAGAGGCCATTTCTCTCtgctctattattattattattattatcatcattatttttctcattcttattctattgttgctgttcttttcctttctgttattgttcttctatttaactgtcttttatctccacacacaagttttcccttcccttccctttcccctcctattctccttcttctccttgggtttctggaggaaagggggagaactgcacaagtggctgcatggtcctagctgccagctggggctaaaacACGACCTAtggtcaaaataaaagcacagattaaagctacatttgacccacgctgctccctggcagggtccttGCCTGCCCACGTCCAGCTTCAGCAGCACGGGCTTACCAggggcctctccttcctcccaggatctcggtgccggagtcctgggccaagttcacagacggcaacatcctccgctcccagagcgaacgggcggcctctgccaagctgcgggacaacaccaggaacctgctggaggtGACGGCCAACGAGATGCGGTGCCAGTTCAACAGggtgaacgtcgccttcaccagCCGCATCGCCGAGACAGCCGACGCCAAGAgcaagattcagacccacctggccaaggtagcctgaacccctccctttgggtgtgacactgtcacttcccagggacacctccgaagcaggaccctccacgcagacctggcccaaGGAGAAGAACGGTGGCCACAGGAAGCTGGTTatagtgtcattttctgttagaaactccaagtcctggggactttcttcttggagcaggaggagctggcactgtGATTTCATCTCAAGGGATCCTGTCTTTTGCTAGCGCATCCTAGCTGacagcctggcagcacagggatttccagcagaaaaggccacCGCTGGTTGCATCTCCTGGGAGTTACTTCAgaagcgctggctgccctgcagagagtctttgctgggcctctgctgggctgcctgccggggggttcgcaggcttgcttctcccccaaggacgtgctttcactctcagtgctctgtggttgctgcacgggTATCCGTGTGCTTGCTCTGCCAAGCAGAGGAAGTGGAGAGTAGTGACGGGCACCTGGCTCGGACCAGTGGGTCTCATGGAAAGCCTCCTGAAAAGTGCTCCACACCGTATTGATTCACTGAGTGGAGACTGGGCTGGCAGCGTTGCGGGCTGTTGCCAcgtccttcagtgaaaaatgaaaatttttcatgcctgaaaaaccttcccTCTCTGAGTTGCTATTGATGGATGATCAGTTTCTGCAAGCagtagctttgggaagctggtaactcactgtgtccatcactgctccaacacctcctctgacgtgacagcaccagcaaagacaggcttgttttttctgcagacggacaggagaaaaaggaaattatgttgtcacttgagaaggtattttttcattcatgcatgtgtttcttttttacggCAGACGCTGCGGGAAATCTTCCAAATGGAGATGAACATGGAAGCCATCCAAAAAGCCATGAGGGACCAAGGACCTCCGTTCAaagtggctcagacccggctggaagAGCGCACACGGagaccaaacatggagctgtgccgggacactgcccagctccgGTAATGCAGGAGCACGGGGCCAGCAGGGTCCTTGAGGAGTCCCGGGTAGTAGCACTCAGGAACATCACTGGATGACAAAACTagtcatgggatttttttcctaaatagtccttccagaagggctctgctctaatcaaaaggaatgagcaggtatcccagcctttgggtgctggcagagctctgcacccacAAAGGAGGCTGTACAccatggctgggagcagcctgatgCCACCCCGTGAGGGGCTGGGTTTTTCCCACTTGGGTAAacctcatcttctctcctgcctgcttcccagcagttGGATGTGCTCAGTTTTTTAGGATAAGCCTTTACTCTCCAAGAGGCTTGCGCTGAGAGcacttaggtccttccttttggggaACCTCCAGGAAGGGTGCACCCTCTGGAGAAGGAGTaagggctgtcctcacctcccctggggacaaacCCTTTCAAGGACATTGTGAGCTCTGTGGgattgcaccccgaggggctgtggaggagcaggctgccctgagtgcccagcagcacctcctgtgAGGCACCCcaaacttcacacctcctccagGGAGCCTGCTGGGCAAGACTCCAGGTGAAGCCTTTTAGAAGCAAgtgaaacccagccccagagcctgtttagcatctcgCACACCAttgttttctccatcctccacttgtttcCCATTCAATTTtcgcctctcccagctgtcctgttTTGCTGTGTGTGCATCCGTGGGTGTGGGCAGGACCCCTGCAcagggaaatccaggagggggacccaacaaacctgcaaaaccaaaggggAACAGGACACCACAGCTGCTCATCCCTCTTCTCGGTGGCACGAGCTGCTCTGGGAGACGTGCCTGCGCGTTGCCAAAGCCTTCGCGCAGACCTAGCCATGCCTCCCCGCTGAGGTctggaggagctctgccctcagctttcCCATGCATCTGCCAGAAACGGGGGGTCCGAGTTagtctgagcacgctgaagggggAAATCCTGTGCCCAAGGCACCCTTCAGCAGGGCCAGGCTCGAAACCACCCACGTGACGGGACCGTTAACGAGggttccttgctgttttccagccttgtcaatgAGGTCCACGAAATCGATGAGACGGTccagagccttcagcagcagctgagagacaccGAGGACACCCTGCAAATGTTGGCTCATGCCAAGTCGATCTTGCAGCAtgacctggccgtcaaagccaactcgctcttcatcgaccaggagaagtgcatggggatgcgcaagacctttcccagcactgcgCGGCTGCTGGGTTCTgtttaggctgggctcagccaaaCTCATGTTCTCTGTTGCGGGAGGGATCCCCAGTGTTgataagatgctttgaaaatccatGATTAGATTTTCACTTCCTGATGAAAGCCCCAAGTAGAAATTAAACGCTCATTTGGTGTgttaaattttgtggttaaatggcagtactccaggtggggtctcacgagagcagagtagagggggagaatcacctctctcgacctgctggccacacttcttttgatgca of Rissa tridactyla isolate bRisTri1 chromosome 2, bRisTri1.patW.cur.20221130, whole genome shotgun sequence contains these proteins:
- the LOC128905716 gene encoding tektin-3-like, with product MQPVRSPLTATYAHPRSTPSKFLPAISAMASSYKARFPYYPLPQSSGLPWMPSTYYKPAAINPTLAPFSKSSQGMTASKKLPVIANRTTFITRYTPEDWHRSNLTNYTESETCQHNAERLRVDTSRMIQDKYQQTEKTQGESTKNLGVRANDIGFWKSELCRELGEMIGETNALTDMKKRLERALAETEAPLQVAQECLLQREKRMGIDLVHDDVEKQLFTEVDVIRSCQERMQQYLDKAKAQLASNRVAQHKLERDLANKQAAHRIDDKCHHLRNTSHGISYYRGVERVDATISVPESWAKFTDGNILRSQSERAASAKLRDNTRNLLEVTANEMRCQFNRVNVAFTSRIAETADAKSKIQTHLAKTLREIFQMEMNMEAIQKAMRDQGPPFKVAQTRLEERTRRPNMELCRDTAQLRLVNEVHEIDETVQSLQQQLRDTEDTLQMLAHAKSILQHDLAVKANSLFIDQEKCMGMRKTFPSTARLLGSV